A window from Mycolicibacterium tokaiense encodes these proteins:
- a CDS encoding alpha/beta fold hydrolase: protein MMSVHHRYATVAGRQIFYREAGDADAPVIVLLHGFPTSSFMYRHLIPALADSYRVIAPDFLGFGYSDAPSVAGFDYTFDALAEHTAGLLEQLGVTRYAMYVQDYGAPVGWRLALQNPSAITAIITQNGNGYDAGFVPSGWEGVWAYQREQTPETAAVLTEFLSYDATKFQYLGGVPDESLVSPDTWNHDFALLSRPGSTEIQLKLFLDYQSNPKLYPALHEYLRSSGVPVLAVWGDKDPFFGPDGARAFAEDAVDAEIHLLDGGHFLLESALEEVVTLTRDFLSRRLT, encoded by the coding sequence ATCATGTCAGTGCATCACAGGTACGCGACCGTGGCCGGACGGCAGATCTTCTACCGGGAGGCGGGCGACGCCGACGCTCCGGTGATCGTGCTGCTGCACGGCTTTCCGACCAGCTCGTTCATGTACCGCCACCTGATCCCCGCGCTGGCCGACAGCTATCGGGTGATCGCACCCGATTTCCTGGGGTTCGGCTACTCGGACGCGCCCTCGGTCGCCGGCTTCGACTACACCTTCGACGCGCTGGCCGAGCACACGGCGGGACTGTTGGAACAGCTCGGCGTCACGCGGTACGCGATGTATGTCCAGGACTACGGCGCCCCGGTGGGGTGGCGGCTGGCCTTGCAAAACCCCTCTGCGATCACCGCGATCATCACCCAGAACGGCAACGGTTACGACGCCGGCTTCGTCCCCTCCGGTTGGGAGGGGGTCTGGGCCTATCAGCGTGAACAGACGCCGGAGACCGCGGCGGTGCTCACCGAGTTCCTGAGCTACGACGCGACCAAGTTCCAGTATCTCGGCGGCGTTCCGGATGAGAGCCTGGTCAGCCCCGACACCTGGAACCACGATTTTGCCCTGCTCTCGCGGCCCGGCAGTACCGAGATCCAGCTGAAGCTGTTCCTGGACTACCAGTCCAACCCGAAGCTGTATCCGGCCCTGCATGAATACCTGCGCAGCAGTGGCGTTCCCGTGCTGGCGGTGTGGGGCGACAAGGACCCGTTCTTCGGTCCCGACGGCGCGCGCGCGTTTGCCGAGGATGCCGTCGACGCTGAGATCCACCTGCTCGACGGCGGCCACTTCCTGCTCGAGAGTGCGCTCGAGGAGGTCGTCACGCTCACCCGCGATTTCCTGTCCCGCCGCCTCACCTAG
- a CDS encoding carboxymuconolactone decarboxylase family protein: MTPRITPLPATSLLTRLLYRYATRRFGAVPEPFTVYAHHKGLLIAGALHEAVLERASTTLPTSVCELAVYWTARQIGCSWCVDFGAMLMRLNGLDQARLEHIDDYRTSPLFTDDERAAIDYAAAMTADPHLVTDDQVADLRRRFGDDGVVELTYQVGVENMRARVNTALGITEQGFDSRDACRLPGRS; this comes from the coding sequence ATGACGCCACGAATCACTCCGCTGCCCGCCACCTCGCTGCTCACCCGGTTGCTGTACCGCTACGCGACGCGGCGCTTCGGCGCCGTGCCGGAGCCGTTCACCGTCTACGCCCACCACAAGGGACTGCTGATCGCCGGGGCCCTGCACGAGGCAGTCCTCGAACGTGCCAGCACGACGCTGCCGACGAGCGTGTGCGAGCTGGCTGTCTACTGGACCGCCCGTCAGATCGGCTGCTCCTGGTGTGTGGATTTCGGAGCCATGCTGATGCGGCTGAACGGACTTGACCAGGCCCGACTCGAGCACATCGACGATTACCGGACCAGCCCACTGTTCACCGATGACGAGCGCGCGGCCATCGACTATGCGGCTGCGATGACCGCCGATCCGCACCTGGTGACCGATGACCAGGTGGCCGATCTACGGCGCCGGTTCGGCGACGACGGCGTGGTCGAACTGACCTATCAGGTGGGCGTGGAGAACATGCGGGCCCGGGTCAACACCGCCCTGGGCATCACCGAGCAGGGCTTCGATTCCCGCGACGCCTGCCGCCTGCCGGGGCGCAGCTGA
- a CDS encoding succinate dehydrogenase iron-sulfur subunit, giving the protein MSAPVLDKPEAGDPPLPPVPEEAVMVTLKIARFNPENPDAQGFQSFRVPCLPTDRLLNLLTYVKSYLDGTLTFRRSCAHGVCGSDAMRINGVNRLACKVLMRDMLPKKAGKQLTITIEPIRGLPVEKDLVVNMEPFFDAFRAVKPFLITSGNPPTRERIQSQTDRARYDDTTKCILCACCTTSCPVFWSEGSYFGPAAIVNAHRFIFDSRDEAAAERLDILNEVDGVWRCRTTFNCTEACPRGIEVTKAIQEVKRALMFAR; this is encoded by the coding sequence ATGAGTGCACCTGTCCTCGACAAGCCCGAAGCCGGCGACCCGCCCCTGCCTCCCGTTCCGGAGGAAGCAGTGATGGTGACGCTCAAGATCGCCCGCTTCAACCCGGAGAACCCGGACGCCCAGGGATTCCAGAGCTTCCGGGTACCGTGTCTGCCCACCGACCGGCTGCTCAACCTGCTCACGTACGTGAAGAGCTACCTGGACGGCACGCTGACGTTCCGACGGTCCTGCGCCCACGGGGTGTGCGGATCGGACGCCATGCGGATCAACGGGGTGAACCGGCTGGCCTGCAAGGTGCTGATGCGCGACATGCTGCCCAAGAAGGCGGGCAAGCAGCTCACCATCACCATCGAGCCCATCCGCGGCCTGCCCGTGGAGAAGGACCTGGTGGTGAACATGGAGCCGTTCTTCGACGCGTTCCGCGCCGTGAAGCCGTTCCTGATCACCTCGGGTAACCCGCCGACTCGCGAGCGCATCCAGAGTCAGACCGACCGCGCCCGCTACGACGACACCACCAAGTGCATCCTGTGTGCGTGCTGCACCACCAGCTGCCCGGTGTTCTGGAGTGAGGGTTCGTACTTCGGGCCGGCTGCGATCGTCAACGCGCACCGGTTCATCTTCGACTCGCGTGACGAGGCGGCGGCCGAGCGGCTGGACATCCTCAACGAGGTCGACGGGGTGTGGCGTTGCCGCACCACCTTCAACTGCACCGAGGCCTGCCCCCGCGGCATCGAGGTCACCAAGGCCATCCAGGAAGTCAAGCGCGCGTTGATGTTCGCCCGCTAG
- a CDS encoding gamma-glutamyltransferase family protein encodes MTASQASTSFTGAVATPHALATEAGVHAYRDGGSAIDAAIAAAAVLTVIYPHNVALGGDLIALVRTPDGRIQCVNGSGWAGTHTDPARMRETHRGRMPMRGVDTVTVPGGVRGWQCLQRQGSRLPWERLLEPAQEAAAGGAPVPLSLAAHLVDSEQADLFGTSDFDRVFAPGGRRLREGEVFRQPELAETFRVLRQEGPDCFYEGDLAESMVAFLRSRGSTLDKGDFAEFNPEITDPVSVSFRGLTVSSSPPNTHGFVLLRALRALDALGITDPLGNDLATMIRIFLHGNGLRSRLLADPRHVPVDVDKLVNADLHSLSGTDTASERVPQVPHGDTVGIATADGDGYAVSLIQSVYWAFGSGLIAPETGILFHNRGSSFSLDEKSANVIAPRKRPAHTLMPTMTTQDAAVRHVLSTMGGQGQPQIIAQLLLRIIAGASAEAAVSAPRAIVGLQFDGNTAETVSAEADLTVEARESLQHSGLPIKTMPMHTEAMGQANAIVITSDGSMTAASDPRSDGAASVVNYARHRPT; translated from the coding sequence GTGACGGCATCGCAGGCGTCCACGTCTTTCACCGGCGCCGTGGCCACGCCACACGCGCTGGCCACCGAGGCAGGAGTCCACGCCTACCGCGACGGCGGCAGCGCCATCGACGCGGCCATCGCCGCAGCCGCCGTGCTGACGGTGATCTACCCCCACAACGTGGCGCTCGGCGGCGACCTGATCGCACTCGTGCGCACACCGGACGGCCGCATCCAGTGTGTCAATGGTTCGGGATGGGCAGGCACACATACCGATCCGGCGAGGATGCGCGAGACCCATCGGGGGCGCATGCCGATGCGCGGAGTCGACACCGTGACAGTTCCCGGTGGGGTCCGCGGCTGGCAATGCCTGCAGCGACAGGGAAGCCGCTTACCGTGGGAGCGGCTGCTGGAGCCGGCCCAGGAGGCTGCGGCCGGCGGTGCACCGGTGCCGCTGTCCCTTGCCGCTCACCTCGTCGATTCCGAGCAGGCCGATCTGTTCGGCACGAGCGACTTCGATCGCGTGTTCGCTCCCGGCGGCCGACGCCTGCGCGAAGGGGAGGTCTTCCGGCAACCGGAACTGGCGGAGACCTTCCGCGTTCTGCGCCAGGAAGGTCCGGATTGCTTCTACGAAGGTGACCTCGCCGAAAGCATGGTCGCTTTCCTACGTAGCCGGGGCTCGACATTGGACAAGGGGGACTTCGCAGAGTTCAACCCCGAGATCACCGACCCCGTATCGGTGTCATTCCGCGGTCTCACCGTGTCGTCCAGCCCGCCCAACACCCACGGCTTTGTGTTGCTGCGGGCCTTGCGCGCCCTGGATGCCCTCGGCATCACCGATCCGCTCGGCAACGACCTCGCCACAATGATACGAATCTTCCTTCACGGCAATGGTTTACGCTCGCGCTTACTCGCCGATCCACGCCATGTCCCGGTCGACGTAGACAAGTTGGTCAACGCCGACCTCCACAGCCTCTCGGGTACCGACACCGCGTCCGAGCGGGTGCCCCAGGTACCGCACGGCGACACGGTGGGCATCGCCACCGCCGACGGCGACGGGTACGCCGTATCCCTGATCCAGAGCGTGTACTGGGCGTTCGGATCCGGGCTGATCGCCCCCGAGACCGGCATCCTGTTTCACAACCGGGGCAGCAGCTTCTCCCTCGATGAGAAGTCCGCCAATGTCATCGCCCCCCGCAAGCGGCCTGCCCATACACTGATGCCCACCATGACCACGCAGGACGCTGCGGTGCGTCATGTGCTCTCCACCATGGGTGGGCAGGGCCAGCCGCAGATCATCGCGCAACTCCTGCTCCGCATCATCGCAGGGGCGAGCGCCGAAGCGGCGGTGTCGGCACCGCGGGCCATCGTCGGCCTGCAATTCGACGGCAACACCGCTGAAACAGTGTCCGCCGAAGCCGATCTCACGGTCGAGGCGCGAGAGTCGCTGCAACACAGCGGGTTACCCATCAAAACGATGCC
- a CDS encoding CGNR zinc finger domain-containing protein → MDLALSNADDEELLLDLLNTTPVVDGSPTDTLADHRAAASWLTGHGLSTSREEWQALLRARAILQAIVRGEETPSALQPILAAAELIPTATEAGVRWQLTGATGAVRAALAWDGLRITSPGRLRPCANTECHLFLIDRSKPNTARWCSMAVCGNRMKARRHHSRNRAG, encoded by the coding sequence ATGGATCTGGCGCTGAGCAATGCCGACGACGAGGAACTGCTCCTCGATCTGCTGAACACGACTCCGGTGGTCGATGGCTCCCCCACCGACACCCTGGCCGACCACCGGGCTGCCGCATCGTGGCTGACCGGACACGGCCTGTCGACCAGCCGCGAAGAATGGCAGGCGCTACTGCGGGCGCGCGCGATCCTGCAGGCAATCGTCCGCGGCGAGGAAACCCCGTCGGCGCTGCAGCCGATTCTCGCTGCCGCAGAATTGATTCCGACTGCCACCGAGGCGGGTGTGCGGTGGCAGCTGACCGGAGCCACCGGCGCCGTCCGAGCCGCTCTAGCCTGGGACGGGCTGCGCATCACCAGCCCCGGCCGGCTGCGCCCCTGTGCCAACACCGAGTGCCACCTCTTCCTGATCGACCGCAGCAAGCCCAACACCGCGCGCTGGTGCTCGATGGCGGTCTGCGGCAACAGGATGAAGGCACGCCGTCACCACAGCCGCAATCGCGCCGGATAG